The Lycium ferocissimum isolate CSIRO_LF1 chromosome 10, AGI_CSIRO_Lferr_CH_V1, whole genome shotgun sequence genome window below encodes:
- the LOC132034983 gene encoding F-box/kelch-repeat protein At3g23880-like, which yields MSNKKVQKRQAINLPFEIIFSIFTRLPVKSLLRFESVSKSWNAILSDQEFKKAHHDQSKALGREKLMLQRTTGHVEFRDLENCPEISLMEEQLFPRFQCAEILCSCDGLVLLKGGNDYKEYVLWNPSTREYLVLDSCPYFNGCPKACGLCYDSKLDEFKVILICGSSYVVYSSNKRCWTKKTSFPCPVQFFNVDCSEGISTGDCVFWSLNWSFINQYVDSSTSGIIYLDVKSDEVKKLSVPEFVGANGFFGLSSLKGCLCLYGGTYHYKELDIWIMEQDGWKRLMNVCNLPNICIRFVQDRKLLWRRKNGEILFYGRWNQQLFIYYPKMKQFATIHSIADVSEESKNAMACICLGSSYFLGLNVEEEVTVPLSA from the coding sequence ATGTCAAACAAGAAAGTACAAAAGAGGCAAGCCATTAATCTTCCATTTGAGAtcatattttccatatttactAGGCTACCAGTTAAATCTTTGTTACGTTTTGAATCAGTTTCTAAATCATGGAATGCTATATTATCTGaccaagaattcaagaaagctcACCATGATCAATCCAAAGCATTGGGTCGTGAAAAACTCATGTTACAAAGAACTACTGGGCATGTCGAGTTTAGGGACCTTGAAAATTGTCCTGAAATAAGTTTGATGGAAGAGCAACTATTTCCAAGATTTCAATGTGCTGAAATATTGTGCTCGTGTGATGGTTTGGTACTTTTAAAAGGTGGTAATGACTACAAAGAGTATGTTTTGTGGAATCCATCTACTAGAGAATATCTGGTTCTTGATTCGTGTCCTTATTTTAATGGATGCCCGAAAGCTTGTGGGTTGTGCTATGATTCGAAGCTTGATGAGTTCAAGGTTATATTGATATGTGGCTCGTCTTATGTTGTTTACTCTTCGAATAAGCGTTGTTGGACAAAGAAAACAAGTTTCCCTTGTCCGGTGCAGTTTTTTAATGTTGATTGCTCTGAGGGGATTAGCACTGGAGATTGTGTATTTTGGTCTTTGAATTGGAGTTTTATCAACCAGTATGTAGATAGTAGTACCTCTGGAATCATATACCTTGACGTGAAGTCGGATGAAGTGAAAAAGCTTTCAGTACCAGAATTTGTAGGTGCGAATGGTTTCTTTGGTTTGAGTAGTTTGAAGGGTTGCCTTTGTTTATATGGAGGAACATACCATTATAAAGAATTAGACATATGGATTATGGAACAAGACGGCTGGAAACGGTTAATGAACGTGTGCAACTTGCCCAATATTTGCATAAGGTTTGTACAGGATAGAAAGCTTTTGTGGCGCAGGAAAAATGGTGAAATTCTCTTTTACGGGCGGTGGAATCAGCAACTTTTCATCTATTATCCTAAAATGAAACAGTTTGCTACAATACATTCCATAGCTGATGTATCCGAAGAATCCAAGAATGCTATGGCGTGTATATGTTTGGGCAGTTCATATTTCTTGGGGCTCAATGTTGAGGAGGAAGTAACAGTCCCTTTATCAGCTTGA
- the LOC132034985 gene encoding uncharacterized mitochondrial protein AtMg00860-like — MVDWPRPTTLRALRGFLGLTGYYGKWNHEAELAFIALKRAMSTTPVLSFPNYLKEFLVETDARHWCSLNVGWKAHYISQ; from the exons ATGGTTGATTGGCCTAGGCCAACAACATTAAGGGCCCTCAGAGGATTTTTGGGGTTAACAGGTTATTATGGAAA GTGGAACCATGAAGCTGAACTAGCCTTCATTGCTCTGAAAAGAGCAATGTCCACCACTCCTGTTCTAAGTTTTCCAAACTACTTAAAGGAATTTTTGGTAGAAACTGATGCTAGGCATTGGTGCAGTCTTAATGTAGGATGGAAGGCCCATTACATATCTCAGTAA
- the LOC132034188 gene encoding F-box/kelch-repeat protein At3g23880-like, translating into MSNKKAQERPAINLPFEIIFSILTRLPVKSLLRFESVSKSWNAILSEQKFKKAQLDQSKALGREKLMLQRITGHVQFRDLESCPEFSLMEEQLFPRFQCAEILCSCDGLILLKGFKDYKEYVLWNPSTREYRVLESCPYLNGCPKACGLCYDSNLDEYKVILMCGSFSVVYSSNKSCWTKKTSFPCPAQLFNNRCSEGISTGGCVFWSLNWSLINQYVDSSTSFIIYLDVKSDEVKKLSVPEFVGANGFFGLSSLKGCLCLYGGTYHYKELDIWTMEQDGWKWLMNVCNLPNICIRFVQDRKPLWRGKNGEILFHGQWNQQLFIYYPKTKQFVTVHSVADISEDSKNAMALICLDSSYF; encoded by the coding sequence ATGTCAAACAAGAAAGCACAAGAGAGGCCAGCCATTAATCTTCCATTTGAGatcatattttccatacttaCTAGGCTTCCAGTTAAATCTTTGTTACGTTTTGAATCTGTTTCTAAATCATGGAATGCTATATTATCTGaacaaaaattcaagaaagctcAACTTGATCAATCCAAAGCGTTGGGCCGTGAAAAGCTCATGCTACAAAGAATTACTGGGCATGTCCAGTTTAGAGACCTTGAAAGTTGTCCTGAATTCAGTTTGATGGAAGAGCAACTATTTCCAAGATTTCAATGTGCTGAAATCTTGTGCTCATGTGATGGTTTGATACTTTTAAAAGGCTTTAAGGATTACAAAGAGTATGTTTTGTGGAATCCATCTACCAGAGAATATCGGGTTCTTGAATCATGTCCTTATTTGAATGGATGCCCTAAAGCTTGTGGGTTGTGCTATGATTCGAATCTTGATGAGTACAAGGTTATATTGATGTGTGGCTCGTTTTCTGTTGTTTACTCTTCGAATAAGAGTTGTTGGACAAAGAAAACAAGTTTCCCTTGTCCGGCACAACTATTTAATAATCGTTGCTCTGAGGGGATTAGCACGGGAGGTTGTGTATTTTGGTCTTTGAATTGGAGTTTAATCAACCAATATGTAGATAGCAGTACTTCTTTTATCATATACCTAGACGTGAAGTCGGATGAAGTGAAAAAGCTTTCTGTACCAGAATTTGTAGGTGCGAATGGTTTCTTTGGTTTGAGTAGTTTGAAGGGTTGCCTTTGTTTATATGGAGGAACATACCATTATAAAGAATTAGACATATGGACTATGGAACAAGACGGCTGGAAATGGTTAATGAACGTGTGCAACTTGCCCAATATTTGCATAAGGTTTGTACAAGATAGAAAGCCTTTGTGGCGCGGTAAAAATGGTGAAATTCTCTTTCACGGGCAGTGGAATCAACAACTTTTCATCTATTATCCTAAAACGAAACAGTTTGTTACAGTACATTCCGTAGCTGATATATCCGAAGATTCCAAGAATGCCATGGCGTTAATATGTTTGGACAGTTCATATTTCTAG